From Candidatus Vondammii sp. HM_W22, one genomic window encodes:
- a CDS encoding antirestriction protein translates to MVTSEVISENFSDALFKDIFADRANLSRLTIMGVVEEFCPAYSFGRWVYYKLSNGGFFMAPDATILLQLVRVDCFLKASLSAEAAGIIASMEAYGRLGFATGDLLYQTQRDRLREFYFPLAEASLINRATSF, encoded by the coding sequence ATGGTTACTTCGGAAGTGATAAGTGAAAATTTTAGTGATGCTTTGTTTAAAGATATATTTGCTGATCGGGCCAATCTATCGCGGCTAACTATTATGGGTGTGGTTGAGGAGTTTTGCCCCGCCTATAGCTTTGGCCGGTGGGTCTACTATAAGTTGTCTAATGGCGGTTTTTTTATGGCCCCAGACGCAACTATTCTGCTTCAACTGGTCAGAGTGGATTGCTTTCTTAAGGCTTCTTTGAGTGCTGAAGCGGCGGGTATTATCGCCAGTATGGAAGCCTACGGTCGTTTGGGTTTCGCTACTGGTGATCTTCTTTACCAAACGCAGCGTGACCGGCTGCGGGAGTTTTACTTCCCTTTAGCTGAAGCCTCTCTTATTAATAGAGCCACTTCTTTTTAG
- a CDS encoding N-6 DNA methylase, producing MNRLTKELISLHNQKGLRADQWFSLMIDDVLAGFGIKLTEIPAEPVREVLFNLTGMYAQEVLKAEPFTDLLSTVYMDMGSNYQRSGMGQFFTPESVCRLLARMTIGSDFDHLAERKRLIRMQEPAVGAGGMVLAFLAEILERQGPEAIKWISVTGIDLDRMCCRLFPCQVLSSLLVNRIELGELISYHGNTLGDPTQWSTVCHYSRRDLPEEIHEADSPQVKKAVAEAVANPVTSSLSQLDQMQLF from the coding sequence ATGAACCGACTTACCAAGGAATTGATTTCACTTCACAATCAGAAAGGGCTAAGAGCTGATCAATGGTTTAGCTTGATGATAGATGATGTATTGGCCGGTTTTGGTATTAAACTGACGGAGATACCAGCCGAGCCGGTTAGAGAGGTGCTATTTAATCTAACTGGAATGTATGCCCAGGAGGTTCTAAAAGCAGAACCCTTTACTGATTTGCTAAGTACGGTTTACATGGATATGGGCAGTAATTATCAACGGTCAGGGATGGGCCAGTTTTTTACACCAGAGTCTGTTTGTCGTTTGCTAGCTAGAATGACCATAGGCAGTGATTTTGATCATCTTGCAGAGAGGAAACGCCTCATTAGAATGCAAGAGCCTGCCGTAGGAGCGGGGGGAATGGTGCTGGCTTTTTTGGCTGAAATATTGGAACGCCAGGGGCCAGAGGCCATTAAGTGGATCTCAGTTACAGGAATAGATTTGGATCGTATGTGTTGCCGCCTATTTCCTTGCCAAGTCCTTTCTAGCCTCCTTGTGAATCGGATAGAGTTGGGTGAATTGATTTCATATCACGGCAATACCTTGGGCGACCCAACCCAATGGTCTACTGTTTGCCATTATTCACGTAGAGATCTACCAGAGGAGATCCACGAGGCAGACAGCCCGCAGGTAAAGAAAGCAGTAGCCGAAGCAGTGGCCAATCCGGTAACAAGTAGCCTGTCACAGCTAGACCAAATGCAGCTTTTTTAG
- a CDS encoding DUF4372 domain-containing protein, whose protein sequence is MATAQLTGRASLPDIESALASQKHLTYHLGSGSIKRTTLSRANQNLSSGFYEELFGKLYERCSVIPPKNRWG, encoded by the coding sequence GTGGCCACAGCCCAACTAACCGGACGCGCCAGTCTCCCTGATATTGAATCCGCCCTGGCAAGCCAAAAGCATTTGACGTATCACTTGGGAAGCGGGTCAATCAAGCGAACAACCCTGAGTCGAGCCAATCAAAATCTTTCTTCCGGTTTTTATGAAGAGCTCTTTGGGAAGTTATACGAACGCTGTTCGGTAATCCCCCCTAAAAACCGGTGGGGTTAA
- a CDS encoding transposase produces MKRWVENPYWPYFCGFQYLQHELPLHPSRLVRWRN; encoded by the coding sequence GTGAAACGCTGGGTTGAAAACCCATATTGGCCGTACTTTTGTGGATTCCAATACCTGCAACACGAACTCCCCTTACACCCCTCCAGACTGGTTCGTTGGCGCAACTGA